TGGCTCGGGCTCGCGCCCGTCGCCATGCTCGCCGCGGACGCCTACCCGTGGCCCTACCGGCCCGGAGAGGGGACCGCTCTCGAAGCGGTGGCCGTCATCGAACTCGGGCTGCTCGCCTACAGCGTCGGAACGGCCTTCGCCGCCCGCCGGGAGCAGACCCGCGCCGCCCGCGTCGGCCTCGCCCCGCCCGGGTTCCTGGAACGACTGCTCTCCCGCCGGATCGCGCCCTGGCGCCTGCTGGCGCTCTGCGTGCTCTCCGTCGGCCTCTCGGTGCTGGTCATCTCCGGCCAACCCGGCCGCCTGGGCGCGTACTTCACCAGCCGTCAGGCCATCAGCGAGGCCGGCGCCCTGAACCAGGGGCAGGACGCCTTCGTGCAGTCCCTGCGCAGCTGGTCGCTGTCGGTGCCCGCGTTCTGGGCGCTGCTCGGCCTGCTGCGCGTGCCGCGGCTGCCGGGCGGCGACCGGTGGCTGCGCGGTGCGCGCTGGCTGCTGCTGCCGGTGCTCATCGCCCTGAACGTGGTCGTCAACAACCCCATCAGCAAGCCGCGGTTCTGGGCCGGCATGGTCCTGCTGACCCTGCTGTTCACCGTGGACCGGCTGTGCCGGCCCCGCGTCTTCCGCCTCGCCGCGGCCGGCGTCCTTGCGACGCTGCTGCTCGTCTTCCCCTACAGCGACTACTTCCGCTACAGCGACCGGGAAGGCGTCGCCGTCGTCTCCCTCGCCGAGCAGTTCACCGCCAACGGCGACTACGACGCCTTCCAGCAGGTGCAGACCGGCCTCGACTACGCGCGGGACAACGGGTTCTCCCCCGAGGGAGTGCTCGGCCCCCCGCTGTTCATGGTCCCGCGCTCGATGTGGCCGGAGAAGCCCGAGGACACCGGCATCACTCTGGCCCGGTACGCGGGTTACGAGTTCCACAACCTCTCGGCGCCCCTGTGGATCGAGAGCTACCTGTGGGCCGGCCCCTTCGCCGTGGTCGTCGTGTTCGGTCTGTTCGGCGCGGCCGGACGGCGGGTGGACGACGTACGCCACCGGCTGCGCGGCCGGCCGGGCACCCTCGCGGCGCTGCTGGTCCCGGCCTTCGCCTTCTACCAGATGGTCTTCCTGCGCGGCAGCCTGCTCGGCATCGTGGGCCCGCTCGCGCTCCTGGTGACCGTCCCGCTGCTCATCAGCACCCCCACCGCCCGGGCATCCCGCATGCCCGCAACGGCGATGCCGACCGCACCCACCCGTCACGCATCGATCCCCGGAACAGGAGGGCACCCGTGACCGGCCCCATCCCATTCGACGACCGGTACGACGAGCCGGACCAACTACGCGACCAACTGCGGCGCATCCTGCGCCACCGCGTCCTGATCGCGCTGGGAATCCTCCTGGGAGCACTCGGCGGGCTCGCCGTGTCCGCGCAGCGCGCCCACACCTACAGCTCCACCAGCGAGGTCCTGGTCCGCTCCACCACCGACCCGTTCGGCACGGTCGGCGTCGCCGCCGACAACCAGGTCAGCATGACCACGGAGCAGCAGATCGCCACCAGCGCGGCCGTCGCCCTGCGCGCGGCGCGCATCCTGGGCCGCCCCGACACCCAGGCCGGTTCGCTCGGAGCCCGGCTGCGGGTCACCAACCCGATGAAGTCCCAGGTCCTGCGCTTCGAGTACAGCGCCCGTCAGCCCCAGGCGGCGGCCCGCGGCGCCAACGCGTTCGCCGAGGCCTATCTCGCCGACCGCAAGATGCGCAACGACGCCACGGTGCAGCGCGCCACCCGCGCGCTGGACCAGCAGATCGCCGTGCTCAACCAGGTCCTGGCCCGGGGCCAGCTGGACTCCACGGGCGCGCGGACCGCGTCGCAGAGCCAGCTCTACAACCTGCAGAAGCGCGTCCTGGACATCAAGTCCCGGGACACCGACGGCGGCGACGTCGTGCGCCGGTCCGTGGCCCCCGCCCTTCCGGTGGGACCCGGCCTGCGGACCCTGCTCGTCCTCGGGCTGCTGTGCGGGCTCCTCCTCGGCCTCGTGCTGGCGTGGGTGCGCTCCGCCCTGGACAACAGGGTCCGCTCGGTCGGCGAGGTGCAGGCCTCCCTGCACGCCCCGGTGCTCGGCGTCCTGCCCCCCGACGACCGCTCGGGCGACGGTCTGCTGAAGGTCGGCCGCACCGACGGCGCCCGCACGGAGGCCTACCGGGCGCTGGCCTTCCGGCTGCGCCAGGTCGGCAGCGCCGCCGGCCCCGGACGCGTCCTCGTGGTGGCCCCCCGGCGCGCCGGCGCCGCCGAGGAGGTCGCCGCCAACCTGGCCGCCGCCCTGGCCGAGGGGGGACGCGACGTCCTGCTGGTGGACGCCGCCCCCGACACCTCCGGCCTGGCCGCCCGGCTGCCGCTGATGCCCTACGAGGCCCCCACCCTGGAGGAGGCGTTCCTGCCCGCCGGGAGCGTCCTCGTCGACGTCGACGTCAACGGACGCTTCGCCTTCTCCTCCAGCGGCGCCTTCGGCTCGCACAGCGGAGCGGCCGTCTCCGAGCAGGTCGACCGGGCGCTGTTCGACGCCGACTCCTCCACCGTCGTCGTCACCCGGCCCTTCCTCGCGCACGCCGACGTCCTGGCGGTCGCCCAGCGCGTCGACGGCATCGTCGTGGTCGCCGGCCTCAACAGCACCCGGCGGGACGACCTCAGGGAGGTCCAGGAGCTGATCGCCTGCTCCGGCGGCCGTCTGCTCGGGGCCGTGCTCGACACCGGGCGCCCCCGTCGCCGTCCGCGCGTCCTGCGCCGCAGCCCGAAGTACGGTCCCGCGTCGCGCGTCGACACGTCGGCCATGGAGCTTCCCGTCCAGGACGGGGCGCTCACGGCCTCGCGCCGATGACCGCCCCCGACACGACCGCTCGCCCCCGCGGCGCGGCCACCGCCTCGCGCGGGGTGGCCGCGGCCGCGCGGGGCGGGTGGTGGGGGATGGCGGGCTCCGCCGCCAACGCGGTCTTCGCCTTCCTCCTCGTCGGCCTGGTCACCCGCGCCGTCGGGGCGAGCGGGGCGGGAGCGATCTTCACGGGCGTCGCCCTGTTCACCATCCTCAGCAACACCTGCAAGCTCGGCGCGGACACCGGCCTGCTGCGCTTCGTCCCGCGCGACCTCGCCGTGGACGACGGCCGCTCGGTGGGCGCGCTGCTGCGCATGGCCGTCCTGCCGGCGGCCGTGGCCGGCACCGCGGCCGCCGCGCCCCTGCTGCTGTGCCCCACGGTGGCCACCACGCTCCTGCCCCATCTGCCGCCCGGGGACGCCGTCGTCCTCATCCGGCTCTTCGGGCTCTTCCTGCCCGCCGCGACCGTGGGCCTGGTCCTGCTCGGAGCCACCCGGGGATACGGCACGGTGGTGCCGTTCGTCGGAGTGGAGCAGATCGGCAAACCGGTGCTGCGCGTGCTGATCGCGATCCCCGTGGTCTTCTACGCCCCCGGGCTCCTCGGCCTGGCCTCCGCCTGGCTGCTGCCCGCGCTGGCCGGCCCCGCGGCCGCCTGGATCGCCCTGCGCCGGTGCCGCGCGGGCCACGGCGCGGATCACCGCGCCGCGCGCCCCGCGGGCGAGGCGTCCGTGACCTGGCGGACGTTCTGGGGTTTCGCCGCACCCCGCGCGATCTCCTCCGTCTTCGACATCAGCGCGGTCTGGGTCGGCGTCATCCTGCTGTCGGCGCTGGCCACCGGCGACGAGGCGGGCGTCTACACCGCCATCGGCCGGGTCGTCACCGCGGGCACCCTCATCCAGCTCGCCGTCCGGCTCGCCGTCACCCCGGAGATCAGCCGGCTGCTCGCCCTGGACGAGGTCCCCGAGGCGCATGAGCTGCACCGCGTTTCGACCTGCTGGATCGTGCTCTTCTCCTGGCCGCTGTTCGCCCTCGTCGCCGCCTTCCCGCGGACCGTGCTGTCCGTCTTCGGACCGGAGTTCGTGCACGGGGCGCCCGCCCTGGTGGTGCTGTGCGCCGCCTCGATGGTCAACGTGGCGGTCGGCAACGCCCAGACCGTGCTCCTGATGGCCGGCAAGAGTTCCTGGCATCTGGCCGTCACCGCCGTGGCGTTCACGGTGCAGCTGACCGTCGGCGTGCTCGCCGTGCCGGTCTGGGGCGTGTTCGGCGCCGCCGTGTCCTGGGGCGCGGCCATCGTCGTGGAGAACCTCGCGGCGGCCCTGCTCATCCGGCTGCGCCTGGGCTTCAAGACCGTGGACGACGGCTACACGAACGCCTTCGGCGTCGGACTGGTCGTCTCGGTGGTGCTGGCGGCCACCCGCGTACTGGAAGGTGACACTCCGTCAGGACTCGCCGTGGGAATGGCTTTGGGAATGTGTGTATTTGGTACTACTTTGTGGAGATATCGGAAGTCGCTGGGAGTGAACGAGCTGGTCGGAGTGCTGCGCCGCCGCGCCGCATGAACCCGGACACGGTCATACGTCCGGACCGCCGACCCGGTCGGCGTCACCCCCCGCGTACCACTCACACCACTGCTACCCGGGGTTTCCATTGCACCTGAGAAAGCTCCGTAAGAAGGTGCTCACACGGGCTGCCGTCATCGCCCTCGTGAGCACCACCGCCCTTCTCGACGCCTCCCTCGCCGCGGCCGCCGACGGCACACCGGGGACCCTCAGCGCCGACCCGCTGGCCACCTGGCAGACGGACGGCATCGTCTGGTCGCTGGCCTCGGCGAACGGAGTGGTCTACGTCGGAGGCACCTTCGACTCGGTCCGCCCGCCCGGCGCCGCGCCCGGCCAACGGCAGGTGGCGCGCCACAACCTCGCCGCGTTCGACGCCGTGACCGGCAACCTGCTTCCCTGCGCCCCGTCGGTGACCGGCTTCGGCCGCACGGTGCGGGCCATGAAAGCCTCGCCCGACGGCCGTGTGCTGTACGTCGGGGGTTCCTTCAACCACGTCGGATCCACCACCGTGTCCAGCGTGTTCGCCCTGAACACCGCCGACTGCTCGGTGCGCAAGAACTTCCTGCCGGGCATGTCCGCCACCGTCCGGGCCATCGACACCACGGACAACGCGGTGTACCTCGGAGGCGACTTCGACCGGGTCAACGGCCTGGTCAGACAACGGGTCGCCGCCGTCGCCCCGACCGGCGCCCTGCTGCCGTTCACCGCGCGGATCGACCGCTCGGTGCGCGCCCTGTCGGCGGCGCCCCAGAGCGGCAGGATCTTCGTCGGAGGCGACTTCGAGAGCGTCAACGGTCAGCCGGCCCGTTCGCTCGTCGCCCTGCACCCCGCCACCGGCGCCACCGTGCTCGCCTACCCCGACTGGTTCCCGCCCCAGTCGTCGGTCAAGACGATCGCCCGCGACAAGTCCCGCTTCTACGTGGGCGCCGAGGGCCACGGTCCGGGCATCTACGACGGGCGCATCGCGGGCCTGCTCGCCAACGGCACCATGGTGTGGAACGACACCTGCCGCGGCGCCACCCAGTCCGTCGTGCCCTACAAGGGCGTCCTCTACAGCGCCTCGCACGCACACGACTGCAACGAGACGCCCGGCGGATTCCCCGACCGGGGAGACCGCCAGCACCTGCTGGCCCAGTCGCTCGACGACCGCACCATCCTGCACTGGTTCCCCGACAGCAACGGCGGGCTGGGGGAGCAGGTGGGTCCCCGCGCCCTGGCGGTGGCCCGGGACATCCTGTGGGTGGGCGGTGAGTTCACCGAGATCAACGAGCGGCCGCAGCAGGGCATCACCCGTTTCGGCAGCGTCGACACCGGGGCGCCGAAGGTGCCCGCGCTCAAGCTGTCCGCGACCGAGCCCGGCAAGGTCACCCTCGGCTGGCGGGCCACCTGGGACCGGGACGACGCAGCACTGACGTACCGCGTCTATCGGGACGGGAAGGTCGTGTCGCGGCAGACGAAACGATCCACCTACTGGGATCTGCCGGACATGACCTACACCGACTCCGTGGGCGCCGGTACGCGCCACACCTACAGCATCGAGGTGACGGACGGGACGAACACCTCGCCCAAGTCCCGCTCCCTCACCGTGACCGTGCCCCCGAAGGCCACGGCGCGAGCAGCGGGCGACGACGTGACCGGACGCCCGAAGGTCACCAAGGGAGAGGCGGGTAACCCGCAGTGACACGCATCGGATTCGCACCCGGGGTCTACGACCTGTTCCACATCGGGCATCTCAACATCCTGCGCGAGGCCCGCCGGCACTGCGACAAGCTCGTCGCCGGAGTGACCGCCGACGACCTGGCCAAGCGGCTGAAGGGCAAGTCGCCGGTCGTCCCGCTCGCCGAGCGCCTCGACATCGTCCGCAGCGTGCGCTACGTCGACGCGGCCGTCGTGGAGACCGAGGTCGACAAGCTCAAGACCTGGCAGCGGGTCGGCTTCCACGTCGTCTTCAAGGGCGACGACTGGCGCGGGACGCCCAAGTGGGAGACGCTCGAACGCCGCTTCGCCCAGGTCGGCGTCAAGGTCGTCTACTTCCCGTACACCATGCACACCTCCAGCACGCTGCTGCGCGGCGCCCTGGAGCTGCTCTCCGTGAACGAGCCGTCGGGGCTCCCCTCAGCTCAGCTCGCGGAACCACTTCACCAGGAAGGCGGCCATGAACAGCGTATGGGCTGCCAGCAGCGCGCAGTAGACCGAGAGGAACACGTCCTGGCTCCCCAGGAATAGGAAGCTGATGCAGGTCAGTCCGTAGTCGACCGGCAGCAACAGCACGGACCGCAGCGCCGGGGGCGACCCGGCCGGAGTCCCGGCGGCGGTCCGCCACCTGAGCTTCTCCGTGAGGATCCCGGCGAAGAAGGTCACCACGGCCACCAGCTCGAAGAGCATCGGCACCAGCAGGAAGGCCGGGCCGGGCAGGGAGAAGTGACGGTAGAACGACACCAGCACCACCAGGTGGAGGGCGACGATCTTGACGCAGTCCAGCACATGGTCGAGCCACTCGCCTGACGGGCTGCCCGAACGCTGCCCCCGCGCCAGCTGACCGTCCGCCGCGTCGAGGGCGAACCCCATGGTGAGGGCGGCGCCGATGCAGACCGACATCGTCGGCCCGGGCGGCAGCAGGGCCACGGCCGCCAGCGCCGGGAAGGTGAACAGGGCGCCGAGGACGGTCAGCTGATTCGGCGTCGCCCCCACCCGATAGGCCAGCGCGGCCAGGACACGGCCGGCCGGGCGGTTGACGAACAGGGTGTAGAGCGACGCCCCCTTCGCGGGCTTCTGGGCCGCCGACAGATGCCTGAGCGCCTCGGCAAACTCGGTCACTTTCCTCCTTTTTTGGAAAAATCGCTGGAAAGAAGGCAATTATGGCAGAACAGGGAGGCCGGATGTCTCGTGTCAGCCGTCGGCAACTTCTGCGTGGCGGAGTGTCGGTGCTGGCCGCGACGGCGCTGACGGCCCACGGCGCTTCCGCCGCCGCGGGGCCGGGACGCGGCCCCGGGGGGCTCGCCGGCCCCGTCGGCCCCGTCGGTCCCGGGCGGGGCCGGGTCGGCGACCGCCTGTTGTCGCGGGTGATCAACGTGGCCGACCTCGGCGCGGTGGGCGACGGACGGACCGACGACAGCGCGGCCTTCGAGTTCGCCTACGCGCTCGCCGCCGCCCGGGTCTCCGGCGGGGTCGGGCGCACGGTGATCGAGATCCCGCCCGGCGAATACCTCATCACCCGCCCGCACGCGCTGCTGAACGGCGTGGCTCCGATGCAGCCGGCCAACGGACTGCGCTTCCAGGGTGCGGGCAAGCGCATGACCACCCTGGTCTTCCGTCCGCCCGTCGGCCCGGGCTCCTACCTCTGCCGCAACGAGGACATCTGGTCCAACCTCTCCTTCGAACGGATGCAGTTCCGCTCGGCGACCCCGGGCGCGTCCTTCTTCAGCTCCTACTCCACCGGGCAGGCCCAGGACTACCGGTTCTCGGAAGTCGAGTGGATGGGGGAGTGGGAGTACGGGCTCTCCCTGGCCGGCTCGGACACCAACTCGGAGATGCGGTGGGAGGCGTGCCGGGTCGGCGGCAGCTACCGCAGGGCGTTCCTCTACTCCGGACTCACCCGGTCCGAGCAGAGGGAGCCCAACGACCAGGACCAGTTCCTCAACTACTGGTTCACCGACATGAAGGTCGAGTACCAGTGGGGCAACTTCCTCGAGTTCCCCTACGGCGGGTCGATCACCTGCCGGGGCGGCTCGTACATCATCACCGGCACCCGTCCGCAGAGCACCGAGGAGTACGGCACCACCAGCACGTTCTTCCGTTTCCCCGTCTCCCAGCACCATGACTCGGTACAGCGGTTCCACGCCCAGGACATCCGGTTCGAGGTGCGCAACCCGGACGCCAGGATCATCGACTGCACATGGAAGAGCGGCACGGTCCACTTCAGCGACTGCGACGACACCGGGCTCGCCTTCAAGGACTTCTCCACCGACGTCCGTGCGCACCGCTACACGGTGGGTCCGCGGGGGCCGCTGATCCGGTACGACTCCTGTCAGTTGGTGGGCCGCCACGAGTACCGGCCGGCCGATCTCCGGACCGCCGTTCCGACCGTCGCCCGCTACGACATGTGTCTGCTGCGCAGCCACCCGGAGAACGAGTTCGCCGTCGCCGAGAGCGGCGGCCGGCCCGAGTTCGTGAGCTTCGTGGACTGCCTGGACGGGGACGGGAGCAAGGGCGGAGCGGGCGCGGACGCCGAGGCGCCCGCTCCGCCCGCCGCCGAGGCGGCGCCGACCGGCCCGGCAGCGCCCGAGAACCCGAACCCCGACCGGACGCCGCCGCCCGCCGATCCGGTCGTGCCCGCCACGAGCCCGCCGCCCACCGCCGCGTCGGCGGCCGGCAGGTGACAGGCCGGCCCGCGGCGGACCCCGGCCGCGCTGTACGGCGAGGACGGCGTGTACGGCGTGTACGGCACCCCGCGGGCCGTGTCGTCGAGCGGGCCGCCGGGCGGGCCCGGTGGAGCCTGGTGGAGTGGCCCGGCGGTCGCTCTCAGACGCGGTGCGGCCTCAGCGGGCCACGCTCAGCGACAGCGCGAAGCGGCCCGCGCGGTCGGTCCACCAGTGCGTCGACTCCAGCCCCGCGCCCGCGAGTTCGGCGCGTACTCCCTCCTGGCGGAACTTCGCCGACACCTCCGTGCGCAGCTCCTCGCCCGCCGCGAAGTCGACGGCGAGGTCCAGTGCGGGCACCTTCACCGTCTGGGCGACACGGGAGCGCAGCCGCATCTCGATCCACTCGTTCTCCGGGTCCCAGAGGGCGACGTGGTCGAAGGAGCCGGGGTCGAAGTCGGCGCCCAGCTCACGGTTGACGACGGCCAGCACGTTCTTGTCGAACTGGGCCGTCACGCCCGCCGCGTCGTCGTACGCCCGTACCAGCACCTGCTCGTCCTTGACCAGGTCGGTGCCGAGCAGCAGTGCGTCGCCCGGTGAGAGCAGCGCGCGCACCGAGGCCAGGAACACCGCGCGCTCGGCGGGCAGCAGATTGCCGATGGTGCCGCCGAGGAAGGCGACCAGCCGTGGCCCCGGGGTGTCGGGGAGCACGAGCCGTGCGGTGAAGTCGGCGATGAGGGCGTGCACGTTCAGTCCGGGCCGCTCGGCGATCAGAGCCTGTCCGGCCTGGGTCAGGGCGCTCTCGCTGACGTCGACGGGCACATAGGTGTCGAGGTCGGTGAGCGCGTCGATCAGGATGCGGGTCTTCTCCGACGAGCCCGAGCCGAGCTCGACGAGCGTGCGGGCGCCGGCCGCGGCGGCGATCTCCCCGGCGCGGTCCACGAGGATCTCGCGCTCGGCGCGCGTCGGGTAGTACTCGGGCAACTCGGTGATCCGCTCGAAGAGTTCGCTGCCGTGCGCGTCGTAGAACCACTTCGGCGGGAGGGTCTTCGGGGTGGCGGTCAGGCCCCGCAGGACGTCCGCGCGCAGGGCGGCCTCCGTGGCGTCCTCGGGGAGGGTGCGGGTGATCTGGAACGGACTCACGTGCCGGTCTCCTTGGGTGGTACGGGCGCCGCGTCCGCGCTCGGGTCCTTGAGCGGGGTGAGCAGGACGTCGGTGCGGCTCGCCGTGAGCAGGGTGCGGTCGGGCACTTCCCGCCAGCGCGGATCGTCGTCGTAGGGTTCGGACGCCACGACCGTGCGGCGGCCGGGCTCCGTCAGGTACCAGAGGGTGTCGCCCCAGGCGGTGGCGGTGATCGTCGTGCCGTCGGCGAGGAGCAGGTTGAGGCGGGAGCCGGGGGCCGCCTCGGCGACCTCCAGCACCGTGTCGGTCAGCGCCTGGCCCTGCGTGTCCCCGGCGCGCAGCCGGGCGAGGACCAGCGCCCACACGAACGCAGAGTCGTTGCGGGCCTCCATCGACAGCAGCTCGGCGGCCGGCAGGGACCGCGCGAGGGGTTCCAGGGAGCGCGGCCAGTCCGCGACCGCGCCGTTGTGGCTGAACAGCCAGGTCCCCGCGGCGAACGGCGCCGCCGCGGCCTCCCCGTCGGCCCCGGCCAGCGTCGCGTCCCGTACGGCGGCCAGCAGCGCGCCCGTGCGCACGACCCGCGCCAGATCGGCGAAGGACAGGTCCGCCCAGATGGGCCCGGCGCGCCGGTACCGGGCCGGCGCCGGGTCGCCCTCGGCATACCAACCCACGCCGAAACCATCGGCGTTGACCGTCCCGTACCGCTGTCGCCGAGGCGCCCACGACTGGCGGTACAGGCTGTGCTCGGGCTCCACGAGAAGCCGCCCGAGCGGCTCCTCGGGCCCCAGGAAGGCGAGGTGACGGCACATCAGGCGGCTCCCGAACGGGCCGTGCGGAACCCGGAGAAGATCTGCCGCCGGATCGGATGGTCCCAGTTGCGGAACGTGCCCCGGCAGGCCACCTGGTCCACCGCGAACGAACCGCCGCGCAGCACCTTGTACTCGGGCCCGAAGAACACCTCCGAGTACTCCTTGTACGGGAACGCCTGGAACCCGGGGTAGGGCAGGAAGTCGCTCGCCGTCCACTCCCAGACGTCGCCGATCAACTGCCGTACCCCTAGCGGGGATTCACCGGACGGGTAGCTTCCCGCGGGGGCCGGGCGCAGATGGCGCTGGCCCAGGTTGGCGTGCTCGGGGGCGGGGTCGGAGTCGCCCCACGGATAGCGGGTCGAGCCGCCGGTCGCCGGGTCGAAGCGGGCCGCCTTCTCCCACTCGGTCTCGGTGGGCAGCCGGCGTCCGGCCCAGCGGGCGTAGGCGTCGGCCTCGTACCAGCACACGTGCAGCACCGGCTCGTCGCGCGGCACGACCTCGGTGACGCCGAAGCGGCGGCGCAGCCACGAGCCGGCGTCGCGGCGCCAGAACAGCGGCGCGTGGATCGAGTTGCGGCGGATGTGGGCCCAGCCGTCCCTCGTCCACCAGCGCTGCTCTTCGTAGCCGCCGTCCTCGATGAACGCCTGGTAGGCGCCGTTGGTCACCGGGGTCGTGTCGATGAAGAACGGCTCCACCTCGCGCCGGTGCGCGGGGCGTTCGTTGTCCAGCGCCCAGGGCTCGGCGGAGGCGCCCATGGTGAACGGGCCGCCGGGGACCAGGACTTCGGCCGGGCCGGTGAACAGCGGGGCCGGCTCCGGGTCGGGGGCGGTCAGGGCCGGTGGCCCCTTGCGGAGCTGATGGGTGATCAGCATCGTCTCGTCGTGCTGCTGTTCGTGCTGGGCGATCATCCCGAAGGCGAAGGCGGCCTCCGTCAGCCGAGTGCCGTGGAAGTCGGCCGACTCCAGCACGTCCGTCACCCGGCCGCGCACCTCCGCCGCGTACGTGCGGGCCTCGGCGGGCGGCAGCAGCGGCAGTTTCGGCCGCTCGGCGCGCGGGTGCTCGAAGGCGTCGTACAGACCGTCGATCTCGGGGCGCATCGGGTCGCGGCCGGCCACCGCGCGCAGCAGCCACAGCTCCTCCTGGTTGCCGATGTGCGCGAGGTCCCAGACCAGCGGCGACATCAGCGGGGAGTGCTGGGCGGTGAGGTCGGGCTCGTCGACGCAGGTGGTGAGGAGCGTGGTGCGTTCACGGGCGGTCGTCAGGGTGGTCAGCGCCCGGGAGCGGAGCGTCTCGGCGTCCGGAGAGTCCAGGGAGTCGAGGGCGGGCTCGGTCATGGGCGGCGGTCCTTCCCGTACGCGCGGGCGTTCGTCTCGCGCAGGCGGTCGAGCTGGTCGTCGGCGGGGGTGCGTCCGGCGCGCACATAGCGCTCCAGATACGCCGTGACGGCGTCCACGACCCCGTCCGTGGCGCCGAGGCGGGGCAGGGCCTCCACGGCCGCCGTGAAGCAGACGACGGCGACCTCGTACAGCTCGGGGTCGGCGAGCCCGTATCGGGCCGCGTCGGTCCACAGCGGATTGTGCGGGGCGGGCAGCGGCACAGCCCGCTCGGCCAGGGGCTTCACGGCGCGGTAGGCGGCCTCGGCGGCCTCCGGGTCGTCGAACAGCGCCGTCGTCACCGCCAGCGGCACGATCCAGCCGTCCTCGCCGGGCTGCGCGTCGATCATGCGCAGCTCCAGGTGGCCGCGCGGTCTGACCGGCGGGAACAGCGTGCTGATGTGGTAGTCGAGGTCCTCCCGGGTCGGCTCTCCCGTCCGGGTCCACTCCCGGAACGTCAGCCGCTCGGGCACGTCCCACGGACCGTTGTCGCGCCGTACGCACATCACCGGCGCGTCCAGCACGTGCCGGGCCCAGGCCGTGCGCGGCTCGGCGTCCAGTGCGGGCGCGCCCGCGCGGTCGGCGCCGATCTCCGTCCACAGCAGCTGCCGGGTGGAGAGCCAGCCGGTGGGGGCGCTCTGCAGGACGGGGGAGTTGGCGAACGCGGCCACCAGGACCGCGCCCAGGGTGTGCGCCAGCCACCAGCGCCGCCCGTGCCCCAGCGGGCCGGGCTCCTCGTGGCCGGCGTCCAGGCAGACCTGCACGGAGGCCGAGGTGCACATCATGGCCCGGCCGGCCGGGCCGGTGCGGTCGAGATACGCCTCCATGGCGTCGTAGCGGGGCTCGTGCAGGAACCGGCGGGGGGTGTGCCAGGGGTCCGTGCCGAGGCCGGTGAGGACGAGGCCGAGGTCCCGCAGGACCGTGCGGACGGCGTCCAGGTCGGCGGAGACGGTGCCGATGCACTCCATCAGGGAGGCGGCGGGCGGCGAGCTGAGCTCCAGCTGGCCGCCGGGTTCGACGGTGAGCGCCGACCCGAGGGGCACGGTCTCCAGTGCGGCGTAGGCCGCCGCGAGCCGTTGCGGTGTCACGGTGAGCTGCGGTCCGCGCAGCTCGTGGACGAGCCATTCGAGCTCCACCCCGACCGTGCGGGGCGGGCCTGTCTTGAAGCAGATGCCCCTGACGAGGGCCTCCACCTCGGCTTCGGTGAGGGCTGTACGGGGCTCCGTACAGTCGCCCACCGAGGTGTTCGACGAATCGGACATGTCGGGATCCTCCTGAGATTCCACCATGCCACTGGTCCGGCCTCGGTGCGGCCGGACCGGCATCTCTCGTCCCACCCAAGACGCTCGCATGGAATCGCACA
This window of the Streptomyces sp. NBC_01275 genome carries:
- the egtC gene encoding ergothioneine biosynthesis protein EgtC; its protein translation is MCRHLAFLGPEEPLGRLLVEPEHSLYRQSWAPRRQRYGTVNADGFGVGWYAEGDPAPARYRRAGPIWADLSFADLARVVRTGALLAAVRDATLAGADGEAAAAPFAAGTWLFSHNGAVADWPRSLEPLARSLPAAELLSMEARNDSAFVWALVLARLRAGDTQGQALTDTVLEVAEAAPGSRLNLLLADGTTITATAWGDTLWYLTEPGRRTVVASEPYDDDPRWREVPDRTLLTASRTDVLLTPLKDPSADAAPVPPKETGT
- the egtB gene encoding ergothioneine biosynthesis protein EgtB, which produces MTEPALDSLDSPDAETLRSRALTTLTTARERTTLLTTCVDEPDLTAQHSPLMSPLVWDLAHIGNQEELWLLRAVAGRDPMRPEIDGLYDAFEHPRAERPKLPLLPPAEARTYAAEVRGRVTDVLESADFHGTRLTEAAFAFGMIAQHEQQHDETMLITHQLRKGPPALTAPDPEPAPLFTGPAEVLVPGGPFTMGASAEPWALDNERPAHRREVEPFFIDTTPVTNGAYQAFIEDGGYEEQRWWTRDGWAHIRRNSIHAPLFWRRDAGSWLRRRFGVTEVVPRDEPVLHVCWYEADAYARWAGRRLPTETEWEKAARFDPATGGSTRYPWGDSDPAPEHANLGQRHLRPAPAGSYPSGESPLGVRQLIGDVWEWTASDFLPYPGFQAFPYKEYSEVFFGPEYKVLRGGSFAVDQVACRGTFRNWDHPIRRQIFSGFRTARSGAA
- the egtA gene encoding ergothioneine biosynthesis glutamate--cysteine ligase EgtA, translated to MSDSSNTSVGDCTEPRTALTEAEVEALVRGICFKTGPPRTVGVELEWLVHELRGPQLTVTPQRLAAAYAALETVPLGSALTVEPGGQLELSSPPAASLMECIGTVSADLDAVRTVLRDLGLVLTGLGTDPWHTPRRFLHEPRYDAMEAYLDRTGPAGRAMMCTSASVQVCLDAGHEEPGPLGHGRRWWLAHTLGAVLVAAFANSPVLQSAPTGWLSTRQLLWTEIGADRAGAPALDAEPRTAWARHVLDAPVMCVRRDNGPWDVPERLTFREWTRTGEPTREDLDYHISTLFPPVRPRGHLELRMIDAQPGEDGWIVPLAVTTALFDDPEAAEAAYRAVKPLAERAVPLPAPHNPLWTDAARYGLADPELYEVAVVCFTAAVEALPRLGATDGVVDAVTAYLERYVRAGRTPADDQLDRLRETNARAYGKDRRP